One genomic window of Micropterus dolomieu isolate WLL.071019.BEF.003 ecotype Adirondacks linkage group LG14, ASM2129224v1, whole genome shotgun sequence includes the following:
- the LOC123983127 gene encoding ankyrin repeat and SOCS box protein 12-like: MLQLRTSAEEESSCEISQLRQAVLQNDDRLLDEMLCQEIYKKVINCRGGWGIAGTPLHAAVSKGHLSCLQVLLAHGALLDCVDVKAQTPLFAAVRGKYLDCVLALLRAGANPNGSSSNNCSPVLTAAREGDAEILKVLLKHGAEVNSRSKVLLWTSSARVSSGPLYLAAVYGHMECFKLLLLYGADPDYNCTDANLLSSIKQPKTVLEMCLRHGCGVEYIQLLIDFGANVYLPTLIIEKSTKQNEAVELLLQERGNPKALTSQCRLTVRRYLKKINKIHCIDQLEMPTSLINFLQHKPVPVTVL, translated from the exons ATGCTTCAACTAAGGACatctgcagaagaagaaagtaGTTGTGAAATTTCCCAGCTCAGACAAGCAGTGTTACAAAACGATGACAGACTCCTTGATGAGATGCTCTGCCAAGAAATCTATAAGAAAGTCATCAACTGCAGAGGTGGCTGGGGCATCGCAGGCACGCCTCTACACGCTGCGGTGTCTAAAGGCCACCTCAGCTGTCTGCAGGTCCTGCTAGCCCACGGTGCCCTGTTGGACTGTGTAGATGTCAAGGCTCAGACGCCTCTCTTCGCAGCCGTTCGTGGGAAATACCTGGACTGTGTCTTAGCGCTCCTCAGAGCTGGTGCCAACCCCAACGGGAGCTCATCCAACAACTGCTCCCCTGTCCTCACTGCTGCTCGGGAGGGAGATGCGGAGATATTAAAGGTACTGCTTAAACACGGCGCCGAGGTGAACTCTCGCTCCAAAGTCCTGCTGTGGACTTCCAGCGCAAGGGTATCCAGCGGGCCGCTGTACCTTGCTGCCGTTTACGGACACATGGAATGTTTCAAACTACTGCTCCTCTATGGGGCAGACCCAGATTATAACTGCACAGATGCAAACCTGCTGAGTTCCATCAAGCAGCCCAAAACAGTGCTGGAGATGTGCCTCAGGCATGGCTGCGGCGTGGAGTACATCCAGCTTCTGATCGACTTTGGTGCAAACGTCTACCTCCCTACGCTGATCATCGAGAAGTCCACGAAGCAGAATGAGGCTGTGGAGCTGCTTTTGCAGGAAAGAG GAAATCCAAAGGCCTTGACTTCACAGTGCCGACTCACCGTCCGAAGATACCTCAAAAAGATCAACAAGATCCACTGTATCGACCAGCTGGAAATGCCAACAAGTCTCATTAACTTCCTGCAACACAAGCCTGTCCCAGTCACTGTCCTGTAG